The following are encoded together in the Tribolium castaneum strain GA2 chromosome 3, icTriCast1.1, whole genome shotgun sequence genome:
- the ITR gene encoding inotocin receptor, giving the protein MYTPKLSQMDISENSTYLFDKHEDRNNTDRDENLARVEVATLAIIFLVTVIGNSTVLLALWTRRRYAGRKKLSRMYFFILHLSIADLITAFLSVLPQLAWDITYRFYGGFLLCKVVKYGQTLGPYLSSYVLMATAIDRHQAICYPLTYCSWTSRRSKVMVYLAWVASLAFCIPQLTIFTYTSVGEDEYDCWATFQEPWGKRAYVTWYSISVFMVPLVVLIFTYTSICIEIWQSSESSLRPRSSQKSAPGKRTPLISRAKINTVKQTIAVIVMYIACSTPFILAQLWATWDPQSPFIDGPVFVILTLLYSLNSCVNPWIYLAFNRELPRLLLRHYTASSKNYRSATGGNSASNSSGDAQSTSLRPFSRWSLCNSARSNKYPTRVPHRPYVAQYNARRWIVTTTT; this is encoded by the exons ATGTACACCCCGAAACTTTCCCAAATGGACATCTCTGAGAACTCTACGTATCTCTTCGACAAACACGAAGACAGAAACAACACCGATCGGGACGAAAACCTCGCCCGCGTGGAGGTTGCCACCCTTGCCATCATATTTCTTGTCACCGTCATCGGGAACAGCACAGTATTACTGGCTTTATGGACCCGCCGAAG ATACGCCGGTCGCAAGAAACTCTCCCGAATGTACTTCTTTATCTTACATCTGAGCATCGCCGATTTGATCACGGCTTTTCTCAGCGTACTGCCGCAGCTGGCCTGGGACATAACTTATAGATTCTACGGAGGTTTCCTTCTCTGTAAAGTCGTTAAATATGGACAGACTTTAGGTCCGTATCTGAGCTCGTACGTGCTGATGGCGACGGCCATTGATCGCCATCAGGCCATTTGTTACCCTTTGACCTACTGCTCGTGGACTTCCAGGAGGTCGAAAGTTATGGTGTATCTGGCGTGGGTGGCCAGCCTCGCCTTCTGTATTCCACAG CTGACGATCTTCACATACACGAGCGTCGGAGAAGACGAATACGACTGCTGGGCCACTTTCCAAGAACCATGGGGTAAAAGAGCTTACGTCACATG GTACAGCATTTCTGTGTTCATGGTGCCGTTGGTGGTTCTAATTTTCACGTATACGTCGATTTGTATCGAGATTTGGCAAAGCTCGGAATCGAGTCTGCGACCACGAAGCTCTCAGAAATCAGCACCTGGGAAACGTACCCCTTTGATCTCTCGAGCGAAGATTAATACTGTCAAGCAGACTATTGCCGTCATTGTAATGTATATAGCGTGCTCGACTCCGTTCATTCTAGCACAACTATGGGCCACTTGGGACCCCCAAAGCCCCTTCATCGACG GCCCGGTGTTTGTAATCTTAACGCTCCTCTACTCGCTAAACAGCTGTGTAAATCCTTGGATTTATCTGGCATTCAACCGGGAGTTGCCGCGCCTCCTGCTCCGTCACTACACGGCTTCCAGCAAGAACTACCGTTCTGCGACCGGAG GTAACAGTGCAAGTAACTCCTCAGGTGACGCGCAGAGCACGTCATTGCGGCCGTTCTCGCGCTGGTCGCTCTGCAACAGCGCCAGGTCCAACAAGTACCCCACGAGGGTGCCGCACAGGCCCTACGTCGCCCAGTACAACGCCCGCCGGTGGATCGTCACGACGACCACCTGA
- the ITR gene encoding inotocin receptor isoform X1 encodes MYTPKLSQMDISENSTYLFDKHEDRNNTDRDENLARVEVATLAIIFLVTVIGNSTVLLALWTRRRYAGRKKLSRMYFFILHLSIADLITAFLSVLPQLAWDITYRFYGGFLLCKVVKYGQTLGPYLSSYVLMATAIDRHQAICYPLTYCSWTSRRSKVMVYLAWVASLAFCIPQLTIFTYTSVGEDEYDCWATFQEPWGKRAYVTWYSISVFMVPLVVLIFTYTSICIEIWQSSESSLRPRSSQKSAPGKRTPLISRAKINTVKQTIAVIVMYIACSTPFILAQLWATWDPQSPFIDGPVFVILTLLYSLNSCVNPWIYLAFNRELPRLLLRHYTASSKNYRSATGGDAQSTSLRPFSRWSLCNSARSNKYPTRVPHRPYVAQYNARRWIVTTTT; translated from the exons ATGTACACCCCGAAACTTTCCCAAATGGACATCTCTGAGAACTCTACGTATCTCTTCGACAAACACGAAGACAGAAACAACACCGATCGGGACGAAAACCTCGCCCGCGTGGAGGTTGCCACCCTTGCCATCATATTTCTTGTCACCGTCATCGGGAACAGCACAGTATTACTGGCTTTATGGACCCGCCGAAG ATACGCCGGTCGCAAGAAACTCTCCCGAATGTACTTCTTTATCTTACATCTGAGCATCGCCGATTTGATCACGGCTTTTCTCAGCGTACTGCCGCAGCTGGCCTGGGACATAACTTATAGATTCTACGGAGGTTTCCTTCTCTGTAAAGTCGTTAAATATGGACAGACTTTAGGTCCGTATCTGAGCTCGTACGTGCTGATGGCGACGGCCATTGATCGCCATCAGGCCATTTGTTACCCTTTGACCTACTGCTCGTGGACTTCCAGGAGGTCGAAAGTTATGGTGTATCTGGCGTGGGTGGCCAGCCTCGCCTTCTGTATTCCACAG CTGACGATCTTCACATACACGAGCGTCGGAGAAGACGAATACGACTGCTGGGCCACTTTCCAAGAACCATGGGGTAAAAGAGCTTACGTCACATG GTACAGCATTTCTGTGTTCATGGTGCCGTTGGTGGTTCTAATTTTCACGTATACGTCGATTTGTATCGAGATTTGGCAAAGCTCGGAATCGAGTCTGCGACCACGAAGCTCTCAGAAATCAGCACCTGGGAAACGTACCCCTTTGATCTCTCGAGCGAAGATTAATACTGTCAAGCAGACTATTGCCGTCATTGTAATGTATATAGCGTGCTCGACTCCGTTCATTCTAGCACAACTATGGGCCACTTGGGACCCCCAAAGCCCCTTCATCGACG GCCCGGTGTTTGTAATCTTAACGCTCCTCTACTCGCTAAACAGCTGTGTAAATCCTTGGATTTATCTGGCATTCAACCGGGAGTTGCCGCGCCTCCTGCTCCGTCACTACACGGCTTCCAGCAAGAACTACCGTTCTGCGACCGGAG GTGACGCGCAGAGCACGTCATTGCGGCCGTTCTCGCGCTGGTCGCTCTGCAACAGCGCCAGGTCCAACAAGTACCCCACGAGGGTGCCGCACAGGCCCTACGTCGCCCAGTACAACGCCCGCCGGTGGATCGTCACGACGACCACCTGA
- the LOC655900 gene encoding brachyurin yields the protein MLRFGIFCLCLASVLALPPPKKIPYGKLGPRIINGQNATLGQFPWQAALHVTSDSYSWFCGGSLISEEWILTAGHCVDEAKSARIVTGSLEYTGDTGTVSSGQDFILHESYDALTLENDIGLIRLAEALTFDDNTKAVGLSNDTLEVNTTITISGWGLTSDDAAVLSPDLEYVDLVAISNSACEEYYGKGLIVEGMVCAVSPTSEVKSSCSGDSGGGAVTNSTTNPLHVGIVSFVSSRGCESGAPSGFTRTANYRAWILEKTGI from the exons ATGCTTCGTTTTGGTATCTTCTGCTTGTGTCTAGCATCGGTCTTGGCACTGCCACCACCTAAAAAAATTCCTTACGGCAAGCTTG GACCAAGAATAATAAACGGGCAAAATGCAACTTTGGGCCAATTTCCTTGGCAAGCAGCACTTCATGTTACAAGCGACTCTTATTCATGGTTTTGTGGTGGAAGTTTAATTAGTGAAGAATGGATTCTTACGGCTGGACACTGTGTCGATga GGCAAAGTCAGCTCGCATAGTGACTGGTTCATTGGAATATACGGGAGACACTGGGACTGTTTCTTCAGGTCAAGACTTTATTTTACACGAATCTTACGACGCCCTTACTCTTGAGAACGACATAGGGCTTATAAGACTAGCGGAAGCTTTAACATTCGATG aCAACACTAAGGCAGTTGGCTTATCAAACGATACTCTAGAAGTTAATACAACTATCACAATAAGTGGCTGGGGACTAACTTCAGACG ACGCCGCTGTTCTAAGTCCTGACTTGGAATATGTTGATCTGGTAGCCATTTCAAATAGTGCCTGTGAGGAATATTACGGTAAAGGTTTAATTGTAGAAGGGATGGTTTGTGCTGTCTCACCAACTAGTGAAGTTAAAAGTTCATGCAGC GGAGACAGTGGTGGTGGTGCTGTTACTAATTCTACAACAAATCCACTTCATGTCGGAATTGTTAGTTTCGTCAGTAGTAGGGGATGTGAAAGTGGGGCTCCTTCTGGATTCACAAGAACTGCAAATTATAGAGCGTGGATTCTAGAAAAGACAGGAATTTAG